In a single window of the Streptomyces sp. NBC_00353 genome:
- a CDS encoding META domain-containing protein produces the protein MAVSVLALLTLAACGTESGSGSGSGDGSGTVRTDLPVTGVHWNVDSVTVGGKRTAAPDGAHVTITPDGRATGNFGCNHFTAAVRVDGDTVTVKPATTTEMGCEKDLQQFERALSGTFSGRLTAAATEKHLTLTTAKGDSIAFTSEPSAPLIGTTWTVTALVSGSAVSSLPAGAEKKARLSFGKDDSVQGTPGCNQFRGAAKVSGSAITFGRINGTKMMCPDPQMKVERALLAILDGKTTYRIDHRTLTLTAANGEGFSATAPAPGK, from the coding sequence ATGGCTGTCAGCGTCCTGGCCCTCCTCACCCTCGCCGCGTGCGGTACGGAGTCGGGTTCCGGCTCCGGGTCCGGCGACGGCAGCGGCACCGTACGGACGGACCTGCCCGTCACCGGCGTCCACTGGAACGTCGATTCGGTGACGGTCGGAGGGAAGAGGACCGCGGCCCCGGACGGAGCCCACGTCACGATCACGCCCGACGGCAGGGCCACCGGGAACTTCGGTTGCAACCACTTCACCGCCGCGGTCCGCGTGGACGGCGACACGGTCACCGTGAAGCCGGCCACGACCACCGAGATGGGTTGCGAGAAGGATCTTCAGCAGTTCGAGCGGGCCCTGTCCGGCACGTTCAGCGGCAGACTGACCGCCGCGGCGACGGAGAAGCACCTGACCTTGACCACGGCGAAGGGCGACTCCATCGCCTTCACCTCGGAGCCTTCTGCCCCGCTCATCGGCACCACCTGGACCGTCACCGCTCTGGTCTCCGGCTCGGCCGTCTCGTCGCTGCCCGCCGGTGCGGAGAAGAAGGCGCGACTGAGCTTCGGCAAGGACGACTCCGTGCAGGGCACCCCCGGCTGCAACCAGTTCCGCGGCGCCGCGAAGGTATCCGGCTCCGCCATCACGTTCGGCCGGATCAACGGCACCAAGATGATGTGCCCGGATCCGCAGATGAAGGTGGAACGCGCGCTGCTCGCGATCCTGGACGGGAAGACGACGTACAGGATCGATCACCGCACGCTGACCCTCACCGCAGCGAACGGAGAGGGTTTCAGCGCCACGGCACCCGCACCCGGGAAGTGA
- the purS gene encoding phosphoribosylformylglycinamidine synthase subunit PurS, whose protein sequence is MARVVVDVMLKPEILDPQGQAVQRALPRLGFEGIADVRQGKRFELEVEGPVDDAALTRIHEMAETFLANTVIEDFTVKVEKAEESK, encoded by the coding sequence GTGGCACGCGTCGTAGTCGACGTCATGCTCAAGCCCGAGATCCTCGACCCGCAGGGACAGGCGGTGCAGCGTGCACTGCCCCGTCTCGGCTTCGAGGGAATCGCGGACGTACGTCAGGGAAAGCGTTTCGAGCTCGAGGTCGAGGGGCCGGTCGACGACGCCGCCCTCACCCGCATTCATGAGATGGCCGAGACGTTCCTCGCCAACACCGTCATCGAGGACTTCACCGTGAAGGTGGAGAAGGCCGAGGAGTCGAAGTGA
- the purQ gene encoding phosphoribosylformylglycinamidine synthase subunit PurQ yields the protein MTARIGVVTFPGTLDDQDSLRAVRVAGAEPVSLWHRDKDLHQVDAVILAGGFSYGDYLRAGAISRFSPVMETVIEQAKAGMPVLGICNGFQILTEAHLLPGAMLRNNHLHFICRDQKLRVENAETAWTSDYSAGQEISVPLKNMDGRYVADERVLDELEAEGRVAFRYLDVNPNGSLRDIAGITNAAGNVVGLMPHPEHAVEPLIGTGRTDGLGFFTSIIKKLVNA from the coding sequence GTGACTGCTCGTATCGGAGTCGTCACCTTTCCCGGCACGCTCGACGACCAGGACAGCCTGAGGGCCGTACGCGTCGCGGGCGCCGAACCCGTATCGCTGTGGCACCGCGACAAGGACCTGCACCAGGTCGACGCGGTCATCCTGGCGGGCGGTTTCTCCTACGGCGACTATCTGAGGGCCGGAGCCATCTCCCGGTTCTCGCCGGTCATGGAGACCGTCATCGAGCAGGCGAAGGCCGGAATGCCGGTCCTCGGTATCTGCAACGGCTTCCAGATTCTGACCGAGGCACATCTGCTGCCCGGCGCGATGCTGCGCAACAACCACCTGCACTTCATCTGCCGTGACCAGAAGCTGCGCGTCGAGAACGCGGAGACGGCCTGGACCTCGGACTACTCCGCGGGCCAGGAAATCTCCGTACCGCTCAAGAACATGGACGGGCGCTACGTCGCCGACGAGCGCGTCCTCGACGAGCTGGAGGCGGAGGGCCGCGTCGCCTTCCGCTACCTGGACGTGAACCCCAACGGTTCGCTGCGCGACATCGCCGGCATCACCAATGCCGCGGGCAACGTCGTCGGTCTGATGCCGCACCCGGAGCACGCCGTCGAGCCGCTGATCGGGACCGGTCGCACCGACGGCCTCGGTTTCTTCACCTCGATCATCAAGAAGCTGGTCAACGCATGA
- the purL gene encoding phosphoribosylformylglycinamidine synthase subunit PurL, which produces MSLDTVKHAAETPDVAQPWKELGLKEDEYARIREILGRRPTGAELAMYSVMWSEHCSYKSSKVHLKQFGEKVPANDAMLVGIGENAGVVDVGQGYAVTFKVESHNHPSYIEPYQGAATGVGGIVRDILAMGARPVAVVDPLRFGAADHPDTKRVLPGVVAGIGGYGNCLGLPNIGGEVVFDACYQGNPLVNAGCIGVMKHEDIHLAKASGPGNKVILYGARTGGDGIGGVSVLASETFESTGPAKRPAVQVGDPFQEKLLIECTLEIFGEKLVAGIQDLGGAGLSCATSELASAGSGGMRVELDTVPLRDSSLSPEEILMSESQERMCAIVEPDNVGRFMEICEKWDVIATVIGEVTEGSQLEIFWHGEQIVDVPPRSVAHEGPTYHRPFARPSWQDALQADDANKLARPANAAELREQVLKLVASPNQASKAWITDQYDRFVQGNTVLAMPEDAGMVRIDEKSNLGVAMATDGNGRYAKLDPYTGAQLALAEAYRNVATSGAKPLAISDCLNFGSPEDPDVMWQFAEATRGLADGCLELGTPVTGGNVSLYNQTGETAIHPTPVVAVLGVIDDVTRRTPVAFKEEGQLLYLLGDTREEFGGSAWSEVVHNHLGGLPPKVDLGREKLLGEILISASRDGMVDAAHDLSDGGLIQAVTESCLRGGKGARLVVPDGLDAFTFLFSESAGRAVVSIPRSEELRFNDMCGARGLPVTRIGVVDGEEIEVQGEFSIPLSELRTAHEATIPGLLA; this is translated from the coding sequence ATGAGCCTGGATACGGTCAAGCACGCGGCCGAGACCCCGGACGTCGCGCAGCCCTGGAAGGAGCTCGGCCTCAAGGAGGACGAGTACGCCCGGATCCGCGAGATCCTGGGCCGTCGTCCCACCGGCGCCGAGCTCGCCATGTACTCCGTGATGTGGTCCGAGCACTGCTCGTACAAGAGCAGCAAGGTCCACCTCAAGCAGTTCGGCGAGAAGGTCCCCGCCAACGACGCGATGCTCGTCGGCATCGGCGAGAACGCCGGTGTGGTCGACGTCGGTCAGGGTTACGCGGTCACCTTCAAGGTCGAGTCGCACAACCACCCCTCGTACATCGAGCCCTACCAGGGCGCGGCCACCGGCGTCGGCGGCATCGTCCGCGACATCCTCGCCATGGGTGCCCGCCCCGTCGCGGTCGTCGACCCGCTGCGGTTCGGCGCGGCCGACCACCCCGACACCAAGCGGGTCCTGCCCGGCGTCGTCGCGGGCATCGGCGGGTACGGCAACTGCCTCGGTCTGCCGAACATCGGCGGCGAGGTCGTCTTCGACGCCTGCTACCAGGGCAACCCGCTCGTCAACGCCGGCTGCATCGGCGTGATGAAGCACGAGGACATCCACCTCGCCAAGGCCTCCGGCCCCGGCAACAAGGTGATCCTGTACGGCGCCCGCACCGGCGGCGACGGCATCGGCGGTGTCTCGGTCCTCGCCTCGGAGACCTTCGAGTCGACCGGCCCGGCGAAGCGTCCGGCCGTCCAGGTCGGCGACCCGTTCCAGGAGAAGCTCCTGATCGAGTGCACCCTGGAGATCTTCGGCGAGAAGCTCGTCGCCGGTATCCAGGACCTCGGCGGTGCGGGTCTCTCCTGCGCCACCTCGGAGCTGGCCTCCGCAGGTTCCGGCGGTATGCGCGTCGAGCTGGACACCGTTCCGCTGCGCGACTCCTCCCTCTCGCCCGAGGAAATCCTCATGAGCGAGTCGCAGGAGCGCATGTGCGCGATCGTCGAGCCGGACAACGTCGGCCGCTTCATGGAGATCTGCGAGAAGTGGGACGTCATCGCCACCGTCATCGGTGAGGTGACCGAGGGCTCGCAGCTGGAGATCTTCTGGCACGGCGAGCAGATCGTCGACGTGCCGCCGCGGTCCGTCGCCCACGAGGGCCCGACCTACCACCGCCCGTTCGCCCGCCCGTCCTGGCAGGACGCGCTGCAGGCCGACGACGCGAACAAGCTGGCCCGCCCGGCGAACGCCGCCGAGCTGCGCGAGCAGGTCCTCAAGCTGGTCGCCTCGCCGAACCAGGCCTCCAAGGCATGGATCACGGACCAGTACGACCGGTTCGTGCAGGGCAACACGGTGCTCGCGATGCCCGAGGACGCCGGCATGGTCCGGATCGACGAGAAGTCGAACCTGGGCGTGGCCATGGCGACCGACGGCAACGGCCGCTACGCGAAGCTCGACCCGTACACAGGCGCGCAGCTCGCACTGGCGGAGGCGTACCGCAATGTCGCCACCTCCGGCGCCAAGCCGCTCGCCATCTCGGACTGCCTGAACTTCGGTTCGCCCGAGGACCCGGACGTCATGTGGCAGTTCGCCGAGGCCACCCGTGGTCTCGCGGACGGCTGCCTGGAGCTCGGCACCCCGGTCACCGGCGGCAATGTGTCGCTGTACAACCAGACCGGTGAGACGGCGATCCACCCGACGCCGGTCGTGGCCGTGCTCGGTGTGATCGACGACGTGACACGGCGTACGCCGGTCGCCTTCAAGGAAGAGGGCCAGCTCCTCTACCTGCTCGGCGACACGCGTGAGGAGTTCGGCGGCTCGGCCTGGTCCGAGGTCGTCCACAACCACCTCGGCGGTCTGCCGCCCAAGGTCGACCTGGGCCGCGAGAAGCTGCTCGGCGAGATCCTGATCTCGGCGTCCCGCGACGGCATGGTCGACGCGGCGCACGACCTCTCCGACGGCGGCCTGATCCAGGCGGTCACCGAGTCCTGCCTCCGTGGCGGGAAGGGTGCCCGGCTGGTCGTGCCGGACGGTCTGGACGCGTTCACGTTCCTCTTCTCGGAGTCGGCGGGCCGCGCGGTCGTCTCGATTCCGCGCAGCGAGGAGCTCCGCTTCAACGACATGTGCGGGGCGCGGGGTCTACCCGTCACCCGGATCGGTGTCGTGGACGGCGAGGAGATCGAGGTCCAGGGCGAGTTCAGCATTCCGCTGAGCGAGCTCCGCACGGCGCACGAGGCGACGATCCCGGGCCTGCTCGCCTGA
- a CDS encoding putative leader peptide, which yields MQPLGDRSGTLVERRHVDLGRVASAICRCA from the coding sequence ATGCAGCCTCTCGGTGACCGTTCGGGCACGCTCGTGGAGCGCCGCCACGTCGATCTGGGACGTGTCGCGAGCGCCATCTGTCGCTGCGCCTGA
- a CDS encoding maleylpyruvate isomerase family mycothiol-dependent enzyme gives MPPSQKRARRYDLVRTRTAVQAQFSHVRSAVSSLTPDQLALPTRLGEWTVRELAAHLAMAVSNVCRNLELPEPPGEKPDLTLLEWPFSTAGRAGRIADDTKVLAADRPDLDALYAEVADRFEAVVPGAGEDRLLPTRVGVMRLGDFLVTRAVELVVHTDDLNAATGLDIPYDRQALAACTRLLTDALAEKAPGGSVEVRVPPFAVVQCVQGPKHTRGTPPNVVETDPLTWIRLATGRTQWSRALDEAKVSASGERADLGDLLPLLG, from the coding sequence ATGCCGCCGTCCCAGAAGCGCGCCCGCCGCTACGACCTCGTCCGGACCCGCACCGCCGTTCAGGCACAGTTCTCCCATGTCCGGTCGGCAGTAAGTAGTCTGACGCCGGATCAGCTGGCTCTGCCGACCCGGCTCGGGGAGTGGACGGTGCGCGAGCTTGCCGCCCATCTGGCGATGGCTGTCTCGAACGTCTGCCGGAACCTGGAGCTGCCGGAGCCGCCCGGCGAGAAGCCCGACCTCACACTGCTGGAGTGGCCGTTCTCGACCGCCGGGCGGGCCGGCCGGATCGCCGATGACACCAAGGTGCTCGCCGCGGACCGCCCCGATCTCGACGCGTTGTACGCGGAGGTCGCCGACCGGTTCGAGGCGGTGGTGCCGGGCGCGGGCGAGGACCGGCTGCTGCCCACCCGGGTGGGCGTGATGCGGCTGGGCGACTTCCTCGTCACCCGCGCGGTCGAACTCGTCGTGCACACGGACGATCTGAACGCGGCGACGGGGCTGGACATCCCGTACGACCGGCAGGCCCTTGCCGCCTGCACCCGGTTGCTCACGGACGCCCTCGCGGAGAAGGCGCCCGGCGGTTCGGTCGAGGTGCGCGTCCCGCCGTTCGCCGTCGTCCAGTGCGTCCAGGGTCCGAAGCACACCCGCGGTACGCCGCCCAACGTCGTCGAGACCGATCCGCTGACCTGGATCCGGCTCGCCACCGGGCGTACCCAGTGGTCCCGGGCGCTCGACGAGGCGAAGGTCAGCGCGAGCGGCGAGCGGGCCGACCTGGGCGACCTGCTGCCACTGCTCGGCTGA
- a CDS encoding sulfatase family protein, with product MPSRDPSSSNESTDSMRLTRRAFGTAVGATAATAAVGIPAVATPASAATPFSAAAVAPAEAAGERPFRAARGKHSRRPNILFILGDDLGWADLSSYGSPHIHTPNLDRLGRQGVRFTDAYAGSATCSPTRFSLYTGRYPGRTKGGLAEPIADRSVGLEPTHPTLASLLRGVGYATALIGKWHCGYLPDYSPTRSGWDEFFGNFGGALEYYSKLGLAGEYDLYEGDAEYKDLRYYTRILTERASEYVQRDHDKPWLLNLNFTTPHWPWIAEGDTAESAEIVRRIRAGGLAGLFHADGGSVEKYKQMVEDLDRSVGEVLKALERSGQEEDTLVFFASDNGGERFSYQWPLSGNKSSLQEGGIRVPAVLRWPARIDPHQVSGLPVFSPDWTATLLELGGARPDPAYPLDGISLAGYLFRGEEPKERDLFWRVRGERALRRGDWKYYRGKGGADQLFQLAHDQREQADRAQAEPKLLAELRASWEKTDAGLLPYSTGS from the coding sequence ATGCCTTCTCGCGACCCAAGCAGTTCGAACGAAAGTACGGATTCGATGCGGCTGACCCGGCGCGCCTTCGGGACCGCCGTCGGCGCGACCGCCGCGACCGCCGCAGTCGGAATCCCGGCCGTCGCCACGCCCGCCTCCGCCGCCACGCCGTTCTCAGCGGCTGCGGTGGCTCCCGCCGAGGCCGCTGGTGAGCGCCCCTTCCGGGCGGCCCGCGGCAAGCACTCCCGGCGGCCCAACATCCTCTTCATCCTCGGCGACGACCTCGGCTGGGCCGACCTCTCCTCGTACGGCTCCCCGCACATCCACACCCCGAACCTGGACCGCCTCGGCCGCCAGGGTGTGCGGTTCACGGACGCCTACGCCGGCTCCGCGACCTGCTCCCCCACCCGGTTCAGCCTCTACACCGGGCGCTACCCGGGCCGTACGAAGGGCGGTCTCGCCGAGCCCATCGCGGACCGGTCGGTGGGTCTCGAACCCACCCATCCCACGCTCGCCTCACTGCTGCGCGGAGTCGGGTACGCCACCGCGCTGATCGGTAAGTGGCACTGCGGCTATCTGCCGGACTACAGCCCCACCAGGTCCGGCTGGGACGAGTTCTTCGGGAACTTCGGCGGGGCGCTGGAGTACTACTCCAAGCTCGGCCTCGCCGGCGAGTACGACCTGTACGAGGGGGACGCCGAGTACAAGGACCTGCGCTACTACACGCGGATCCTGACCGAGCGCGCGAGCGAGTACGTACAGCGCGACCACGACAAGCCGTGGCTGCTCAATCTCAACTTCACCACCCCGCACTGGCCGTGGATCGCGGAGGGCGACACGGCCGAGAGCGCCGAGATCGTCCGCAGGATCAGGGCCGGGGGCCTGGCGGGGCTGTTCCACGCGGACGGCGGCTCGGTCGAGAAGTACAAGCAGATGGTGGAGGACCTGGACCGCTCGGTCGGCGAGGTGCTGAAGGCACTGGAGCGGTCCGGCCAGGAGGAGGACACCCTGGTCTTCTTCGCCAGCGACAACGGCGGCGAGCGGTTCTCGTACCAGTGGCCGCTCTCCGGCAACAAGTCCTCGCTGCAGGAGGGCGGGATCCGGGTCCCGGCGGTGCTGCGCTGGCCGGCCAGGATCGACCCGCACCAGGTGAGCGGACTTCCGGTGTTCTCGCCGGACTGGACCGCGACGCTGCTGGAGCTCGGCGGCGCGCGGCCGGATCCCGCGTACCCGCTGGACGGCATCAGCCTCGCCGGATACCTGTTCAGGGGCGAGGAGCCGAAGGAGCGGGATCTGTTCTGGCGGGTACGCGGGGAGCGGGCGCTGCGACGCGGCGACTGGAAGTACTACCGGGGCAAGGGCGGGGCCGACCAGCTGTTCCAGCTCGCCCATGACCAGCGGGAACAGGCGGACCGGGCACAGGCCGAGCCGAAGCTGCTGGCCGAGCTGCGGGCGTCCTGGGAGAAGACGGACGCCGGCCTGCTGCCGTACTCGACAGGGTCCTGA